One genomic segment of Polynucleobacter sp. MWH-UH2A includes these proteins:
- a CDS encoding NAD-dependent 4,6-dehydratase LegB has product MKKKVLVTGSDGFIGSHLVEALVRKGFDVRAFILYNSFNSWGWLDNCAPDVNGKFEVFAGDIRDPAGVRSAMQGCDAVLHLAALIAIPYSYYSPDTYVETNIRGTLNILQAARDLGVKVIHTSTSEVYGTAKFVPITESHPLQGQSPYSATKIGADQLALSFYSSFDLPVTVIRPFNTYGPRQSARAVIPTIIGQIAAGGSQIKLGASSPTRDFNYVMDTVNGFIAALNSSNGIGEVINLGSNYEISIVDTVKLIAQVMNREVSIISDEQRLRPDKSEVERLWASNKKAHDLLGWSPEYGGLEGFSRGLAKTIQWFSVPENLAKYKVDIYNV; this is encoded by the coding sequence ATGAAAAAAAAAGTTCTGGTCACTGGGTCTGATGGATTTATCGGGTCTCATTTAGTTGAGGCATTGGTAAGAAAGGGTTTTGATGTCCGCGCTTTTATTTTATATAACTCCTTTAACTCATGGGGTTGGCTCGATAATTGCGCGCCAGATGTAAATGGCAAGTTTGAGGTTTTTGCTGGCGATATAAGGGATCCTGCTGGCGTTAGATCAGCAATGCAGGGGTGCGATGCGGTGTTGCATTTGGCCGCATTAATTGCCATTCCTTACTCTTATTACTCGCCAGATACTTATGTGGAGACTAATATACGCGGGACATTAAATATATTGCAGGCTGCTCGGGATTTAGGTGTTAAGGTCATTCACACATCTACGAGTGAGGTTTACGGTACGGCAAAATTTGTACCAATTACAGAGAGTCACCCTTTGCAGGGTCAATCACCCTACTCTGCTACTAAGATTGGCGCAGATCAACTCGCACTTTCTTTTTATAGTTCATTTGATTTGCCTGTTACGGTAATCCGTCCTTTCAATACTTATGGTCCAAGGCAATCTGCCAGGGCTGTGATACCTACAATAATTGGGCAAATTGCTGCAGGGGGTTCCCAAATTAAGCTTGGTGCAAGTAGTCCTACCAGAGACTTTAACTATGTAATGGATACTGTAAATGGATTTATCGCCGCTTTAAATTCTAGCAACGGAATAGGAGAGGTTATAAATTTGGGAAGTAACTATGAGATATCCATCGTTGATACGGTAAAACTAATCGCACAGGTTATGAATCGTGAAGTAAGCATCATTAGTGACGAGCAGAGATTAAGGCCTGATAAAAGCGAGGTTGAGAGACTTTGGGCATCAAATAAAAAGGCTCACGACCTTTTGGGTTGGAGTCCAGAATATGGGGGGCTGGAAGGTTTCTCGCGTGGGCTGGCCAAAACGATACAGTGGTTCTCGGTACCAGAGAATCTCGCAAAATATAAAGTTGATATCTACAATGTCTAA
- a CDS encoding sugar phosphate nucleotidyltransferase, which produces MSKRAIILAGGKGTRLRPYTVVLPKPLMPIGQYPILEVIIRQLSRAGFDHVTLAVNHQAEIIKAFFQDGQKWGIKIDYSLEENPLGTMGPLKLIKELPKNFLVMNGDILTNLDFSAFFDRHVVSGKIFTISSMLRKHKIDYGVLETNPNQMLIGMKEKPEVEYQVSMGIYMLSNKILDHIPENTPFGFDSLMLRLLEIDESVAVTPFTGYWLDIGRPDDYEKAIDEFERVGEKFING; this is translated from the coding sequence ATGTCTAAACGTGCAATTATTTTGGCTGGTGGAAAGGGTACTCGCCTTAGGCCATATACCGTTGTCCTCCCCAAGCCTTTAATGCCAATTGGGCAGTACCCTATATTAGAGGTAATCATTCGGCAGTTATCTAGAGCTGGATTTGATCACGTAACTCTTGCTGTTAATCATCAAGCTGAAATTATTAAGGCTTTTTTTCAGGATGGCCAAAAATGGGGAATTAAGATCGATTACTCGCTTGAGGAAAATCCTCTTGGTACCATGGGCCCGCTAAAGTTAATAAAGGAATTGCCTAAAAATTTTCTAGTAATGAATGGCGATATTCTAACCAATTTAGACTTTTCAGCTTTTTTTGATCGGCATGTAGTCTCGGGGAAAATATTTACCATTTCTTCAATGTTGAGGAAGCATAAAATTGACTATGGTGTTCTAGAGACAAATCCCAATCAAATGTTAATTGGAATGAAAGAGAAGCCAGAGGTTGAGTATCAGGTAAGCATGGGGATTTATATGTTAAGCAATAAAATACTTGACCATATTCCAGAAAATACTCCATTTGGTTTTGACTCGTTGATGTTGCGTCTGCTTGAGATTGATGAGTCCGTTGCAGTAACCCCTTTTACAGGCTACTGGTTGGATATTGGGCGCCCTGATGACTATGAGAAAGCAATTGACGAGTTTGAACGCGTAGGCGAAAAATTTATTAATGGTTGA
- a CDS encoding NAD(P)-dependent oxidoreductase: MVDFVISGASGFIGRSLSERLKQSHGSVFEMTASAGDVSDASTWLKLPAGRVLIHLAGKSYVPDSWSNQADFLRANVIGTQNAIDYCIKHKMKMVYISAYLYGMPEYFPIPENHPVKPNNPYASSKHMAEQLCEFAYKYNNLSVAILRLFNVYGPGQRSSFLIPSIFEQIASGGHITVNDLEPRRDYVYIDDVIEAIILAAQNMPSFTTLNIGSGYSTSVREVVELIQRVCGTNLPVIARALVRDQEISNVVADVVLAEKLIGWRPRTSLNEGLRKIFALNGQNK; the protein is encoded by the coding sequence ATGGTTGACTTTGTTATTAGCGGTGCCAGTGGATTTATAGGGCGGTCACTTTCCGAGCGTTTAAAACAATCCCACGGCAGTGTATTTGAAATGACAGCTTCTGCTGGGGATGTAAGCGATGCAAGTACTTGGCTCAAATTGCCAGCTGGAAGGGTGTTAATTCACCTTGCTGGTAAAAGTTATGTGCCCGATAGCTGGTCTAATCAAGCTGATTTTTTAAGAGCGAACGTCATTGGTACGCAAAATGCTATAGATTATTGTATTAAACATAAGATGAAAATGGTTTATATCAGCGCCTATTTGTATGGGATGCCCGAATATTTTCCAATACCAGAAAATCATCCAGTTAAACCAAATAATCCATACGCTTCCTCTAAGCATATGGCGGAACAGCTTTGTGAATTTGCCTATAAATACAATAACCTATCGGTTGCAATTTTAAGATTATTTAATGTTTATGGCCCAGGTCAAAGGTCTAGTTTTTTGATTCCCAGCATATTTGAGCAGATTGCAAGTGGTGGCCACATAACTGTCAATGATTTAGAGCCTAGGAGAGATTACGTTTATATTGATGATGTAATAGAGGCCATCATATTAGCCGCTCAAAATATGCCAAGCTTTACAACATTAAATATTGGGTCTGGATACTCCACTTCAGTTCGCGAGGTCGTAGAGCTTATTCAGAGGGTGTGTGGAACAAATCTACCCGTAATTGCACGCGCATTAGTGCGTGATCAGGAAATTTCTAATGTGGTTGCTGATGTTGTATTGGCTGAAAAATTAATTGGTTGGAGACCGCGAACATCATTAAATGAAGGGCTGAGAAAAATATTTGCGTTAAATGGCCAAAACAAGTAG
- a CDS encoding glycosyltransferase produces MKTIVHITESLGGGVCSLLSSICKLQSLSYRVILVHSIRSSSPSSNEMSRLFPAPIELIPLKMVTNISFREDILSSMNIFFVLKKINPDIIHLHSSKAGALGRVAARMAGMGDKVYYSPHGLSFLRLDISRGKRFLYKSLEWFASKISGVIIASSRSEELILQHELNLRNLKCIPNGVDFSAIKKSKGVGKNQIRIITTGRITYAKAPWKFKEIALSIKNERACFFWAGDGELRNSVFRDDELIPNLRIGGWVEDGSLVLRELEKSDIFLLTSLWEGMPISLLEAQAAGLPAVVSNTVGSRDVVLNGVTGYVCDSVQEMIEKINILINDEALRIKMGMAASRRALELYSINRMHSELLEVYGI; encoded by the coding sequence ATGAAAACGATTGTGCATATAACCGAGTCTTTGGGTGGTGGCGTCTGTAGTTTGCTATCGAGCATATGCAAATTACAGTCTCTCTCTTACAGGGTTATCCTAGTTCACTCTATTCGCAGCTCCTCTCCTTCGAGCAATGAAATGAGTAGACTATTTCCTGCGCCAATTGAACTAATACCTTTAAAAATGGTAACTAACATTTCATTTAGAGAAGATATCCTAAGTTCAATGAACATATTTTTTGTGCTAAAAAAAATTAACCCAGACATAATTCACTTGCATTCATCAAAAGCTGGAGCGCTAGGCAGGGTTGCAGCTCGAATGGCTGGAATGGGTGATAAGGTTTATTATTCACCTCATGGCCTATCTTTTTTGAGGTTGGATATTTCTCGTGGTAAGAGGTTTTTGTACAAATCCTTAGAGTGGTTTGCGTCAAAAATTAGTGGTGTAATAATTGCTAGCTCCAGATCTGAAGAGCTAATTTTACAACACGAATTAAATTTAAGAAACTTAAAATGCATTCCCAACGGAGTTGATTTTTCAGCAATTAAAAAATCCAAGGGTGTTGGAAAAAATCAAATAAGAATTATTACTACGGGAAGAATTACTTACGCAAAAGCGCCCTGGAAGTTTAAGGAAATTGCATTAAGTATTAAAAATGAAAGAGCGTGTTTTTTTTGGGCAGGAGATGGAGAACTGCGTAATAGCGTGTTTAGGGATGATGAGCTAATTCCGAACTTGCGCATTGGAGGGTGGGTTGAGGATGGCTCTTTGGTTTTGCGAGAGCTGGAAAAATCCGATATTTTTCTCTTGACATCCCTGTGGGAGGGGATGCCAATTTCTTTATTGGAGGCGCAGGCAGCGGGACTTCCTGCGGTTGTTTCCAATACCGTCGGGTCCCGTGATGTTGTGCTCAATGGGGTGACTGGTTATGTATGTGATTCAGTTCAAGAAATGATTGAAAAAATTAACATTCTTATAAATGATGAGGCGCTGAGGATCAAGATGGGTATGGCTGCTTCCAGACGAGCCCTTGAGCTTTATTCAATCAACAGAATGCATTCCGAATTGCTTGAGGTTTACGGGATCTAA
- a CDS encoding sugar transferase, with protein MNITEPAEAFPYKPPTSDILKKYPHVFELKEPLPPRFFKVMFDKLIAILLLLVAAPILLLLKFAFLIEGLLIPENSGPMFFYYNGVSAGKTIPKYKIRLIKTKYIEPEGAKRHDWIAYSAEWTPDSRTHVGQFVKKFYLDELPQFWSVLKGDMSIVGPRPLSVLHYERDRAQGNVTRFLLRGGLLGLGHINKGTSEMGNPVYEYEYVDQYLRRSSFGLLCLDLWIIWKGILVIAKGGGH; from the coding sequence ATGAATATAACTGAACCTGCTGAAGCCTTCCCCTATAAGCCGCCAACCTCTGACATATTAAAGAAATATCCCCATGTATTCGAGTTAAAAGAGCCGTTACCACCCCGTTTTTTCAAAGTTATGTTCGATAAATTAATTGCCATTTTGCTCTTGCTGGTTGCAGCTCCCATCTTGCTCTTACTGAAATTTGCTTTCTTGATCGAGGGTTTGCTTATTCCTGAGAATAGTGGCCCGATGTTTTTTTATTACAACGGAGTTAGCGCTGGAAAGACCATTCCTAAGTATAAGATACGTCTAATTAAAACTAAATATATAGAGCCTGAAGGGGCTAAGCGCCATGATTGGATTGCCTATTCTGCGGAGTGGACTCCGGATAGTCGCACTCATGTGGGCCAATTTGTTAAAAAGTTTTATCTTGATGAGTTGCCACAGTTTTGGAGCGTTCTCAAGGGTGATATGAGTATCGTTGGCCCACGTCCGTTGTCTGTTTTGCATTATGAAAGAGATCGCGCTCAGGGTAATGTCACTAGATTTCTGTTACGCGGTGGTCTTTTGGGGTTGGGTCACATTAATAAGGGCACCTCTGAAATGGGTAATCCAGTTTACGAGTATGAGTATGTGGATCAGTACTTAAGACGCTCATCCTTTGGCTTATTGTGTCTTGATCTCTGGATTATTTGGAAGGGTATATTGGTGATCGCAAAAGGTGGCGGTCACTAG
- a CDS encoding tyrosine-type recombinase/integrase yields MNKHTPVDILRQTLQRIEGAYAPATIRAFKADFNAFTAYCQEHQLASLPTHPSTVSNYIDHLSNGKFTSAYIRRILVSISTIHKLNRLEDPTKDCDVQLAMRRMHRKLGRSSKQVAGINKDTLNKMLQSTDSTLRGIRDKALLLVAYDTLCRRSEIVELLAEDIKVNLAEDGLNGKFSIKLRKSKTDQNCQGRWLYLSGSASEALKEWVEIAGIISGPIFRGINRANHISEKLGAGQIARIYKRIAKQANLDCNAIKNISGHSMRVGAAQDLMREGVSLPNIMNRGRWSKTDTVMRYVEQMHPSQT; encoded by the coding sequence ATGAATAAACACACTCCAGTTGACATTCTAAGACAAACCCTTCAAAGAATTGAAGGCGCTTACGCGCCTGCAACTATTCGGGCCTTTAAGGCTGACTTCAATGCTTTTACTGCTTATTGCCAAGAACACCAATTGGCATCGCTACCAACTCACCCATCCACTGTAAGCAACTACATTGATCATCTAAGTAATGGCAAATTTACCTCCGCCTATATTCGACGAATCCTGGTTTCGATTTCGACCATCCATAAACTCAATCGGCTTGAGGATCCCACTAAAGATTGTGATGTTCAACTTGCAATGCGCAGAATGCATCGTAAACTAGGTAGGTCCTCTAAACAAGTTGCGGGAATCAACAAAGATACCTTAAATAAAATGCTTCAATCTACCGATAGCACTCTTCGTGGCATTCGTGATAAAGCATTATTACTTGTAGCTTATGACACTCTTTGTAGAAGAAGTGAAATTGTTGAGCTATTGGCGGAAGACATTAAAGTTAATCTAGCCGAAGATGGCCTAAATGGAAAATTCTCAATCAAATTGCGCAAAAGTAAAACAGATCAAAATTGTCAGGGAAGATGGTTGTATTTATCAGGATCAGCCAGTGAGGCTCTCAAAGAATGGGTAGAAATTGCTGGAATTATTTCAGGTCCAATTTTTAGAGGTATCAATAGGGCAAATCACATTTCAGAAAAACTCGGAGCTGGTCAAATCGCGCGTATTTATAAAAGAATAGCGAAACAAGCAAATTTAGACTGCAACGCTATAAAAAATATTAGCGGACACTCAATGCGTGTGGGCGCAGCTCAAGATTTAATGCGTGAAGGAGTGAGCTTACCAAATATCATGAATAGAGGAAGATGGTCAAAAACCGATACAGTAATGCGATATGTCGAGCAAATGCATCCCTCACAAACATAA
- a CDS encoding helix-turn-helix domain-containing protein gives MITGAQVRAAKALIGWSGNNLAEKAGVGLSTIRRIEGCDGVLEAASIKTLQAIQKALELGGVEFLGAPEDGPGVRLKTQK, from the coding sequence ATGATAACTGGAGCCCAAGTACGCGCCGCAAAAGCTTTGATTGGCTGGTCTGGTAATAACCTAGCTGAGAAGGCAGGGGTCGGGCTGTCTACAATCCGCCGTATTGAGGGGTGTGATGGGGTTCTCGAGGCTGCCAGCATAAAAACTCTGCAAGCCATTCAAAAAGCCTTGGAGCTTGGTGGGGTGGAGTTTCTTGGTGCTCCAGAAGACGGCCCGGGAGTTCGTCTAAAAACTCAAAAGTAG
- a CDS encoding glycosyltransferase family 4 protein has product MSSLILAFFTSFIVTVLIIRTQKLHESLSGDLDLSGPQKFHSQIVPRVGGIGIALALTVGILFHASDTFASNQEWLLLVSAIPVFFVGITEDISKKVSVRMRLAFTAIGALILILLLDANINRLDVMGIDHLIAMPVISILFTVFAITGLANAYNIIDGFNGLSSMVGMITLVGLGYMGIQMNDSLITFLSFTMISAILGFFIWNYPRGLIFLGDGGAYLIGFWVAAITVLIVSRHPEISPWFAVMINAYPILETLFTIYRRKFHQGKSPGHPDGIHFHSLIFRRVLNPTQINNEMEWFNANAKTSPYLWVLSTLAVIPAILFWRSTAILLGFLVIFTVSYIWLYKSIVNFKTPKWLNL; this is encoded by the coding sequence ATGTCCAGTTTGATTCTCGCCTTCTTTACATCATTTATCGTGACCGTGCTGATTATTCGCACTCAAAAGCTTCATGAAAGCTTAAGCGGCGATTTAGATTTAAGTGGACCACAAAAATTCCATTCACAGATCGTACCTAGAGTAGGCGGTATCGGTATTGCCCTTGCACTTACGGTTGGAATTCTTTTTCATGCATCAGACACATTCGCGTCAAACCAAGAATGGCTACTATTGGTATCAGCTATTCCAGTTTTTTTTGTTGGTATCACAGAAGATATCAGCAAAAAAGTCAGTGTTCGAATGCGTCTGGCTTTTACAGCCATTGGCGCTCTGATTTTAATACTGCTACTGGATGCCAACATTAATCGCTTAGATGTTATGGGCATTGACCATCTCATAGCAATGCCAGTCATTTCAATTCTCTTTACGGTCTTTGCCATTACTGGACTTGCTAATGCGTACAACATCATTGATGGCTTTAATGGTTTATCCAGTATGGTTGGCATGATTACCTTAGTGGGTCTTGGTTATATGGGCATACAGATGAATGATTCTTTGATCACCTTCTTAAGCTTTACGATGATAAGTGCGATCTTGGGATTTTTTATCTGGAACTACCCTAGAGGCTTAATCTTCTTGGGCGATGGGGGCGCTTACCTCATTGGCTTTTGGGTGGCTGCCATTACCGTCCTCATAGTGAGCCGGCACCCTGAGATCTCGCCTTGGTTTGCCGTCATGATCAATGCTTATCCCATTTTGGAAACACTCTTTACGATCTATCGCAGAAAGTTTCACCAAGGCAAGAGCCCAGGACACCCTGACGGCATCCATTTTCATTCTCTGATTTTTAGAAGAGTTCTTAATCCAACACAGATTAATAATGAAATGGAATGGTTCAATGCCAATGCCAAAACCTCCCCCTATCTTTGGGTACTCAGTACTCTCGCAGTAATTCCGGCAATCTTATTCTGGAGATCTACAGCAATCTTGCTTGGATTTTTAGTCATCTTTACCGTGAGTTATATTTGGCTTTACAAAAGTATTGTCAACTTTAAAACCCCCAAGTGGTTGAATCTTTAG
- a CDS encoding calcium:proton antiporter: protein MIDTLHYLASQTWFIAIMAIALIGGVLSAVHHAEVIAHKTGEPYGALVLAISVTIIEVSLIISMMLSGHDGSQFIARDAVFATVMIVLNGVIGLCIFVGGLHHHEMNFRNEGMNSALAVLTALATFILVMPIVTTSTPGPDFTKSQLAFAGIASFVLYAAFLFFQTVTHRDYYLPKAANQKKDNNIHAEKPSNLKTAVSVVLLIISLVVVVGLAELLSPAIEAGVKAAGAPKTIVGIAIAMLVLLPEGYAAVRAAKANRLQSSLNLALGSALASIGLSIPTIAAIAIYFQLPLSLGISSLNMTLMYLTFFIGGLTLAIGRTTLLQGVVHLIIFFEYLFLSLVP from the coding sequence ATGATCGATACCCTCCACTATTTAGCAAGTCAAACTTGGTTTATTGCTATTATGGCAATTGCATTAATCGGAGGTGTGCTCTCTGCCGTTCACCATGCAGAGGTGATTGCCCATAAAACAGGCGAACCTTATGGCGCTTTAGTACTAGCGATTAGCGTCACGATTATTGAAGTTTCGCTGATCATTTCGATGATGCTCTCTGGTCATGATGGCTCGCAATTTATTGCACGTGATGCAGTCTTCGCCACTGTCATGATTGTGCTCAATGGGGTCATTGGCCTCTGCATATTCGTGGGTGGCCTACATCATCATGAAATGAATTTTCGTAATGAAGGCATGAACTCCGCTTTGGCAGTACTGACAGCATTAGCCACCTTTATTTTGGTTATGCCGATTGTGACTACGAGCACGCCGGGTCCAGACTTTACTAAGAGCCAGTTAGCCTTTGCGGGTATTGCCTCTTTTGTACTCTATGCTGCCTTTCTGTTTTTTCAGACAGTTACGCATCGTGACTACTACTTACCTAAGGCTGCCAATCAAAAGAAAGATAATAATATTCACGCTGAGAAACCCAGCAACCTCAAGACGGCCGTCAGCGTAGTCTTACTCATTATTTCCTTAGTGGTAGTAGTTGGTCTTGCTGAATTACTCAGTCCTGCAATTGAGGCGGGAGTCAAAGCGGCTGGCGCACCCAAAACCATTGTGGGCATAGCAATTGCGATGCTGGTGCTTTTACCTGAAGGTTATGCGGCAGTCAGAGCAGCTAAAGCCAATCGCCTACAAAGTAGTTTGAACTTAGCACTAGGATCAGCGTTAGCGAGTATCGGGCTTTCTATTCCGACGATTGCTGCAATAGCAATTTACTTTCAGCTTCCCCTGAGTTTAGGTATCAGTAGCCTCAATATGACTCTAATGTACTTAACCTTCTTCATTGGAGGTTTGACACTAGCGATTGGCAGAACCACCCTACTGCAAGGAGTAGTACACCTCATTATCTTCTTTGAGTATCTGTTCTTGAGTCTAGTGCCCTAG
- a CDS encoding sirohydrochlorin chelatase: MKAIILFGHGARDIRWRDPFDRLLSLWQSQNPDVMAELAFLEMMQPSLEDAVTNLASKGANKITVIPVFFGQGGHLRNDFPLLLEDCQKKFPAITLSATPAVGEDLGVLQSIIDFGARAI; the protein is encoded by the coding sequence ATGAAAGCAATTATCCTCTTTGGCCACGGTGCGCGTGATATTCGTTGGCGAGACCCTTTTGATCGTTTGCTCAGCCTGTGGCAATCTCAGAATCCAGACGTGATGGCTGAATTAGCCTTTTTAGAAATGATGCAACCTTCTCTTGAGGATGCTGTAACTAACTTAGCAAGTAAAGGCGCTAACAAGATTACGGTTATTCCTGTCTTTTTTGGACAAGGTGGTCATTTGCGCAATGATTTCCCCTTGCTGCTCGAAGATTGCCAGAAAAAATTTCCAGCTATTACTTTAAGCGCTACGCCTGCCGTTGGTGAGGACTTGGGCGTCCTTCAATCCATCATTGATTTCGGGGCTCGAGCAATCTGA
- the cobA gene encoding uroporphyrinogen-III C-methyltransferase: MNQPQRNLGKVYLVGAGPGAADLITVRGAKLLAKADIVLHDALVEPETLNLCPQAEKVAVGKRCGKLSSAQAFINKRLIDAAQKYQVVVRLKGGDPMLFGRADEEIQALRDAGIEVEVVPGITAALAGAASLQQSLTLRGISRSVAFVTLAQASAAIDNANVVAEKNKIQPLQNPCADSLVYYMGRKDAKKIAQQLIEHSPNQTATTPIHILEAVSTARERLWSSTLGELANGKVDQWFDNRSPALIMIGEALRNESDCSSPEINDGLKDAQVLTNGRRSA; encoded by the coding sequence ATGAATCAGCCGCAAAGAAATCTCGGAAAAGTATATTTAGTAGGCGCCGGCCCTGGTGCTGCTGATCTTATTACCGTGCGCGGCGCAAAGCTTTTAGCCAAAGCAGACATTGTGTTGCATGATGCCCTAGTCGAGCCAGAAACGCTTAATCTTTGCCCACAAGCAGAGAAAGTAGCAGTAGGTAAGCGCTGTGGCAAGCTATCCTCAGCTCAAGCTTTTATTAATAAGCGCCTGATTGATGCGGCACAGAAATATCAAGTAGTTGTCCGTCTCAAAGGTGGCGATCCTATGCTATTCGGTAGAGCCGATGAAGAGATTCAAGCATTAAGAGACGCCGGTATTGAAGTTGAAGTAGTGCCTGGCATCACCGCCGCTCTCGCAGGTGCAGCGAGCCTGCAGCAATCACTGACACTCAGAGGCATCTCGAGAAGTGTTGCCTTCGTAACATTGGCACAAGCAAGCGCAGCAATTGACAATGCAAACGTAGTAGCAGAAAAAAATAAGATCCAGCCCTTACAAAATCCCTGTGCAGATAGCTTGGTGTACTACATGGGACGTAAAGATGCGAAGAAAATTGCACAACAACTTATTGAACACAGCCCAAATCAAACTGCAACAACGCCAATACATATCTTAGAAGCAGTTAGTACTGCGCGTGAACGCTTATGGAGTAGTACTTTAGGCGAGTTAGCGAATGGCAAAGTAGATCAATGGTTTGATAACCGCTCACCAGCGCTAATTATGATTGGTGAAGCCTTAAGAAATGAATCAGATTGCTCGAGCCCCGAAATCAATGATGGATTGAAGGACGCCCAAGTCCTCACCAACGGCAGGCGTAGCGCTTAA
- a CDS encoding DUF934 domain-containing protein, with translation MSNNTSTIANNIDTHDQILHFPKDGNPYLAANEWLIWASSQDEGGLPDVELGHSSLRKILVPFSWWIEHHHEADIQAKAKNGQIAVWFAADDDILKHADIIEEGKKVWPLVAAHFPIFRDGRSFSTAVLLRDRLQWEGEIRAIGDVLIDQLLQGARVGFDSFALRPDQNLDVALKQFDLFSVTTQNSWRGKRASLQAH, from the coding sequence ATGAGCAACAATACAAGTACTATTGCAAACAATATTGATACACATGATCAAATTTTGCATTTCCCAAAGGATGGAAATCCTTACTTAGCAGCTAATGAGTGGTTAATTTGGGCCAGCAGTCAAGATGAAGGTGGCCTACCGGATGTTGAACTAGGTCACTCCAGCCTTCGTAAAATACTAGTGCCATTTAGCTGGTGGATTGAACACCATCATGAAGCGGATATTCAAGCAAAGGCAAAAAATGGTCAGATTGCTGTCTGGTTTGCAGCTGATGATGACATTCTGAAACATGCTGACATCATTGAAGAAGGTAAAAAAGTTTGGCCTCTAGTGGCAGCTCACTTTCCTATTTTTAGAGATGGCAGAAGCTTTAGCACGGCAGTGCTCTTGCGAGATCGCCTACAGTGGGAAGGTGAAATCCGAGCAATTGGTGATGTGTTGATTGATCAGCTCTTGCAAGGTGCTCGTGTTGGTTTTGATAGTTTTGCATTACGTCCCGATCAAAACTTAGATGTCGCTCTCAAGCAGTTTGATTTGTTTTCAGTAACAACACAAAATAGTTGGCGAGGTAAGAGAGCCTCACTGCAAGCCCATTGA